One part of the Anguilla anguilla isolate fAngAng1 chromosome 11, fAngAng1.pri, whole genome shotgun sequence genome encodes these proteins:
- the dalrd3 gene encoding DALR anticodon-binding domain-containing protein 3, with protein sequence MENKEESPFRISSTVQALSSALRGELDSVAEPGCLFSGQTGSNEPGKLWFKESSAKNLRNRDFLSPTTVLTTLFRDGKVPPYVMDRVLSTHSGGVLPIAGGEVIEEGLRLRIDRVASFQDVLCGTSKYVQPSCNKQVGVVLNCPTLHPRHNLLSPDTLTLGQLRTLLLADHLGALLQRQGYSVSYCPVLQEGSEIIVFLKLLGMDWSTVPVSSDNDQREEELWEVLLNSPYRESEEEMEKEKSRNEGKGMVNERSREENLAVKINLKRVVEENRLQGYDPNLGTYTVQRDSVLQLAELQRAVLGFQVPVAAVFHVTCCQDEFRQQQMAVLWRAGGATFTQKHLVCGPVKTPGTQLSAIQYLQLRRMQMKEASEMKYGEQVEGQTWDDIIRVMTSATVRFELLSTAHTSPVTLDVQREGGVSTKGPRGGVFVMYNCARLHTLFNSYERAVEQGLYPEIPDGSQLDFSALKEEGEWLLLFNYLIPFSELLEQSGQALEQGGDGARATLKTEQVCRFLVSLSKDFSSYYNRVHVLGEPMPHLFNQMFCRLKLLRALRELYHCALDTLHIPPIPQL encoded by the exons ATGGAAAACAAAGAAGAGTCGCCGTTTCGGATCAGCTCGACAGTCCAAGCGCTGAGCTCCGCTCTACGGGGAGAGCTGGACAGTGTTGCCGAACCTGGGTGCCTTTTCAGTGGGCAGACGGGCTCGAATGAGCCAGGAAAGCTATGGTTTAAGGAAAGTAGCGCAAAAAATCTGCGAAATCGGGACTTCTTGTCACCCACAACAGTACTGACCACACTATTCAGGGACGGAAAG GTTCCTCCTTATGTGATGGACAGAGTTCTGTCCACCCACAGTGGTGGGGTGTTGCCCATTGCAGGGGGTGAGGTGATAGAGGAAGGGCTTAGGTTACGAATTGACCGTGTCGCCAGTTTTCAGGATGTGTTATGTGGAACCTCTAAGTATGTACAACCCTCCTGTAATAAGCAGGTAGGTGTGGTGCTGAATTGCCCAACCTTGCACCCTAGACACAATCTGCTCAGCCCTGACACCCTGACCCTGGGGCAACTACGGACACTACTGCTGGCTGATCACCTGGGTGCACTGCTGCAGAGGCAAGG GTACTCCGTCTCCTACTGTCCTGTCCTACAAGAGGGGAGTGAAATCATTGTCTTCCTAAAATTACTTGGGATGGATTGGTCAACAGTACCTGTCAGCTCTGATAATGACCAGAGAGAAGAGGAGCTGTGGGAGGTCTTGCTAAATTCCCCATACAGAGAGAGTGaagaggagatggagaaggagaagagcagGAATGAAGGAAAGGGGATGGTTAATGAGAGGAGTAGGGAGGAAAATTTGGCTGTGAAGATAAACCTGAAAAGAGTAGTTGAGGAAAACAGGCTGCAAGGATATGACCCCAACTTGGGCACCTACACCG tgcagagagacagtgtgCTTCAGCTGGCTGAACTGCAGAGGGCTGTATTGGGCTTCCAG GTCCCTGTGGCAGCTGTTTTCCATGTCACTTGCTGTCAGGATGAGTTCCGTCAGCAGCAGATGGCCGTGCTTTGGAGAGCAGGGGGTGCCAcattcacacag AAACACCTGGTTTGTGGACCAGTAAAGACACCTGGGACTCAGCTGAGTGCTATCCAGTATCTCCA gtTAAGAAGAATGCAGATGAAAGAGGCATCCGAGATGAAGTATGGAGAGCAAGTCGAAG GACAGACttgggatgacatcatcagggtTATGACCTCTGCCACTGTGAGGTTTGAGCTGCTGTCCACAGCTCACACCAGTCCA GTGACCCTGGATGTGCAGAGGGAAGGGGGTGTGTCCACCAAGGGTCCAAGAGGCGGAGTCTTCGTCATGTACAACTGTGCCCGGCTACACACACTTTTCAACAGCTACGAGCGAGCGGTGGAgcaag GACTTTACCCAGAAATCCCTGACGGGTCTCAGCTGGATTTCTCTGCTTTGAAAGAAGAG GGAGAGTGGCTTCTGCTGTTTAATTACCTCATTCCATTTTCTGAATTACTGGAACAATCGGGACAAGCTCTGGAGCAAGGGGGAGATGGGGCAAGAGCGACACTGAAAACAGAACAG gtCTGCAGGTTCTTGGTGTCTCTCAGTAAGGATTTCAGCTCCTACTACAACAGAGTTCATGTCCTTGGG GAGCCGATGCCTCACCTCTTCAATCAAATGTTTTGCCGCCTGAAGCTACTGAGAGCACTGCGTGAACTGTACCACTGTGCCCTGGACACCCTCCACATACCACCAATTCCCCAGCTATAG